The nucleotide sequence GAGCGGCGCCTCGGCTTCCAGTTCGAACGCGCGGCGCAGAGCGGCTACGGCGGCGCGCTGCAACGGGAGGGCGGCGCGCTCCTGGACCGGCTCGACGCCTTGTTCGACGGCTACGTTCCGCTGCCCTCGCTGCTGCACGGCGACCTTTGGGGCGGCAACCACGGCTATATCGCCGACGGCTCGCCGGTCGTGTTCGACCCGGCGAGCTACGTCGGCGATCGGGAATGCGACCTCGCGATGAGCGAACTGTTCGGCGGCTTCGCGCCAGCGTTTTATGCGGCCTACGAGGAGGCGTGGCCGCTTGATCCGGGCTACGCGGTGCGCAAGACGCTCTACAACCTCTACCACGTGCTCAACCACGCCAACATGTTCGGCGGCGGTTACGTCGCCCAGGCGCAGCGCATGACCGCGCAGCTGCTGGCGGAAGTGCGATGAGCGCGATGCTGCGGCGCGCGCTCGCATCTTGTCTCGTCTTTATCCTCGCGGCGTGTTCCGCGCTCGCGCCGAAGCCTTTGCCGCCCGAGGTGAGCGTGGCGGCGGTCGAGGTCAGAAGCGTCGGGGTGTTCGAACAGCGGTTCGAGATCCTGCTGCGCGTCACGAACCCGAATGCGTTCGCGCTCACGATCGAGGCGCTCGAGTTCGACCTCGAGGTCAACGGGCAGCCGTTCGCACGCGGCCTGTCGCCGCTTCCGACGCCGCTCGGTGCCACAGCGGAAACGGAGGTCGTGATCGAGGCGGTTACGCGCTCGGACGATCTGATCCGCCAGCTCGGCACGCTGGCGCGCGGACAGCTGAAACAGGGCGTGCCGTATCGTCTGCGCGGGCGGGTGAAGACCGACAAGTCGCCGCGCTGGCTACCGTTCGAGCACGCCGGCGTCTACGGTGCTCCGCGCCCGCCGGACGGCACGATCTGAAGGTTCAGGCCGCGAGTGCACGCAGCGTGGGGACCGCGAGGCCGAACGCGTCGGCGTGCGCCAGCGCGCGCTCGAGGCGGGCCGGCGCCGAGCGGCCGGCGCAGGCATGCGTGGGGTCGGCGTCGAAGGCTTCGAGCATGCCGGCAATGAGCGCGTCGCGATCGTGTTTCACCCCCATCAGTGCGTCCTGGATGTCGATGACTTCGTTCGCGACCTGCCGTGCGAAGGCCTCGTGCTGCGACCACAGTTCGGACACGGTACCGCCGGTTTTCAGGCCGGCGATATTGGTCGTCAGGATGTAGACGTTCTTGCGCACGAGTTCGAAGCGCAACGCGTCGCTTGCCGGAATTTCGCGACAAGGCAGGTCGATCGACGTCAGCGCGCGGCACAGCAGGCCGGTGCCGGGCCCGGCGACGGGCGAGGCGATCAGCGGCTTGGCGTCGATCCCCTTCTTCTTCTCGAACCACACCGAGATCACGGTCGGCGCGGTGTAGCGATACTGTTCCCAATCGCGCGGCAGCAGCTCGTTCTGGATCAGCGCGATGCGTTCCCGCCAGGCACCCGGGATCGCCGCGAGTACGGGGTGGAGGTCGTTCTCGGCCACCGCGATCAGGACCAGCAGAGGATCGGGGTGCGCGTGCGCGACAGTAAACATGTCCTCGTTGCGGGTGACCGGAACGACGATGTGGCCGCTGCGCAGGAAGCCTCCGGCGAACACGCGCCCGAGTTGGCCAAGACCGATGACGACGACTTCACTCGTGCTGATGACTCCAGGTCAAAACGGCAACGAATCGGTGCGCCCGCTTGGTCTCGCGCGGGTACGAGGACTTATTCCAGACCCTTCGAATGCAGGTACTCATCGTAGTTGCCCATGTAGAACTCGACGCCTTGCGGCGTGATCTCGAGGATGCGCGTGGCGAGGCTCGAGACGAACTGGCGGTCGTGCGAAACGAAGATCAGCGTGCCCTTGAAGAGTTCGAGCGCGAGGTTCAGCGACTCGATCGACTCCATGTCCATGTGGTTGGTCGGCTCGTCCATCACGAGCACGTTGTGGCGCCCGAGCATCAGCTTGCCGTAGAGCATGCGGCCCTTCTCGCCGCCCGAGAGCACGCGCACCGACTTCTTGACGTCGTCACCCGAGAACAGCAGGCGGCCGAGGATGCCGCGGAGCACCTGCTCGTCGTCGCCCGCTTGCGTCCACTGGTGCATCCAGTCGGTGAGGTTGAGGTCCATGTCGAAATCGGCGACGTGGTCCTGCGAGAAGTAGCCGACGTTGGCGTTTTCGCTCCAGCGGATCTCGCCGTAGGCGGGCGTGAGTTCGCCCATCAGGAGCTTCATGAGCGTCGACTTGCCGACGCCGTTGCCGCCGATGACGGCGAGCTTCTCGCCGGCTTCGAGCGAGAAGCCGAGATTCGTGAACAGGGGCTCGGCGTCATAGCCGAATTTCAGATTTTCGACCTCGAGCGCGCGACGGTGCAGCGCCTTCTCCGGCTCGAAGCGGATGTAGGGGTTCTGGCGCGAACTCGGCTTGAAGTCCTCGATCTTGATCTTGTCGATCATCTTCATGCGGCTCGTCGCCTGGCGCGCCTTCGACTTGTTGGCCGAGAAGCGGCGCACGAATTCCTGCAGTTCGGCGACCTTGTCCTTCGCGCGCGCGTTGGCCGCGGCTTGGCGCGCCTTGGCCTCGGAGGACGCGAGCATGTAGTCGTCGTAGTTGCCCGGCCACACCTTGATCGTGCCGTAGTCGAGGTCGGCCATGTGGGTGCAGACCTGGTTCAGGAAATGGCGGTCGTGCGAGATCACGACGATCGTCGCGTTGCTCTCGTTCAGCACCTGCTCAAGCCAGCGGATCGTGTTGATGTCGAGGTTGTTGGTCGGTTCGTCGAGCAGCAGGATGTCGGGCTTGGAGAAGAGCGCCTGCGCCAGCAGCACGCGCAGCTTGAAGCCGGGCGCGATCTGGCTCATCGTGCCCTGGTGCTGTTCGGTCGGAATGCCGACGCCGAGCAGCAGCTCACCGGCCCGCGCTTCGGCGTCGTAGCCGCCGAGTTCGCCGAACTTGCCTTCAAGTTCGGCGGCGCGCAGATAGTCCTCTTCGCTCGCCTCGGGGTTCATGTAGATCGCGTCCTTCTCCTGCATCACGCGCCACATTTCGACGTGGCCCTGCATCACGACGTCGAGCACGCGCTGGTCCTCGTAGCCGAACTGGTCCTGGCGCAGCCAGGCCATGCGTTCGCCGGGGTCGAGCGACACATTGCCCGCGGTCGGCTCGAGCTCGCCGGCAAGGATTTTCATGAAGGTCGACTTGCCGCTGCCGTTCGCGCCGATCAGGCCGTAGCGGTTGCCGTCGCCGAACTTGACGTTGACGTTCTCGAACAGCGGTTTGGAAGCGAATTGAAGGGTGATGCTGGATGCGGTGAGCACGGCGGAATCCTGGGATGCAACGCGGGAAAGCCGCGAATTTTAACACCCGGGCGCGGCGTCCCGCGGGGCTGCGCCCGCTTTCGCGTCAGGCGCTGCAGGCCTCGGCGCGCAGCGCCGGGTGGGCGGCGACCGGACGGTCGAGGTAATAGCCCTGGACCAGGTCGACGCCGAACTGGCGTAGCAAGGCGAGCGTCGCGCCGTCCTCGACGTATTCGGCGACGACCGATTTGCCGAGTCCGAGCGCGACGCTGACCATCGCCTGCACGAACACCTGGTTGTCGGGGTCGTTGGGCAGGTCGCGGATGAAGATGCCGTCGATCTTGATCGTGTCGACGTCGAGATGCTTGAGGTAGGCGAACGAGGCGAAGCCGACGCCGAAATCGTCGAGGCAGACGCCGCATCCGAGCTGGCGCAGCGCTTCGATCATGCGCTGCGCGTCCTGCAGGTCAGCCACCGCCGCGGTCTCGGTGATCTCGAAGATCAGCCGGCTCGGATTGACTCCGGCCTCGCGCAGGCCGTTACCGATCGTCTGCGGCAGGCTCGGCTCGGACAGCGAGCGCCCCGACAGGTTGACCGCGATCGAGGGGATGCAGGGGTTGGCGGCGAGCAACTGGATCGTCTCGTGGACGACCCAGCGGTCGATGTCGAGGATGCGTCCGCTCTTTTCGGCGCGCTGGATGAAGTGCACCGGCATGATGAGCTGATCGGGGCGGTGCTCGTCGGTCATCCGCACAAGCGCTTCGAGATGCGAGAGCGCGCCGTCGTCCGCGCGGTAGACGCCCTGGAAATGGAGCTGGAAGAGTCCCTTGTCGAGCGCGTTGCTGATGCGTTCGCCCCACGACAGGCGGGTGCGCATTTCGCTGTCGGCGGCGCTGTCCGCACGGAAGACGCGCCAGGTGTTCTTGCCCGCGTCCTTGGCCTGGTACATGGCGATGTCGGCGCGGGCGACGAGGTCGTCGGCATCGACGGCGTGCGCGGGGTAGTACGCGATGCCCACGCTCGTGGTGACGCGCAGGCTCTGGCCCTCGAAGCGGAAGGGAATCTGCGCGATCGCGTGGACGACGCGGTCGGCCAGCGCTTCGGCTTCGTTGTCCTGCAGCGCCGGGAGCAGAATCGCGAACTCGTCGCCGCCGAGGCGCGCGAGCACTTCGTTACGCCGCACCAGCGCGCTGATCTCGCCGGCCACGCGGATCAGCAGCGCGTCGCCGGCACGATGGCCGTAGCTGTCGTTGATGGTCTTGAATTCGTCGAGGTCGAAGAACATGACCGCGCACTGCATCTTCTGGCGGTCGCTGTCGAGCATCGTGCGTGCGAGCTCCTGCTGGAAGCGATGGCGGTTGTAGAGGCCGGTCAGCGCGTCGCGCTCGGCCAGATACACCAGCCGCTCGGCGGTCTGGCGTTCGCGCGTGACGTCTTCGTAGATCCACAGGTGGCCGATGAAGCGGCCTTCGCGGTCGCGCACCGGGTAGTCGAGCTCGGTGATGACGCGGCCGTCGGTCATCTGGATCTCGTAGCTCTCAGACGATTCGTGCGTCTCGAGCACGGCGCGCAGGTGCCGCGAGAAGTGGTCGGGCTCGGCCAGCGTCGCCGCGGAGCGCGTGAGCACCTCGTGCACCGGCAGGCCGATCAGTTCGGCCGAATCGTCGATCATCCACATCCTGCCGAAGACCGGGTTGTGATAGATCACCCGCCCGTCCGGGGCGACGAACAGGATGCCGAGATTCATCGCCGAGAGCAGCGAGACGAGGCGCGCGCGCTCCTGCTCGGTTTCTTCGAGATACGTGCGTTGCAGGGTTTCGGCCGTCCGTAGTTCCTTGATCGCGAGCCGCAGATTCGCCTCGGTCGCCTTGAGGTCGTCGATGCTGTGAAGGCTCGCGCGTATGCCCTGATATACGCCGCTCGCGTCGTGGATCGGCTGCCAGTTCACAGCCACCCAGAAATGTCCGCCGTCCTTGCGACAGATCCGCATCGCGTAGCCCTGACCCGAGGTGCCGCGCAGCGCCAGGCGCAGCTGCACCTCGGCCGCGCCGCGGTCGTCGGGATGAATGATGTCGGCCGGAAAGCGCATCTGGTCGAGGCATTCGCCGACGCTGTAGCCGAGCATGCGCTCGACCGAGGGGTTGATCCACAACAGCTTGCCCTCGGGCGAGAGCCAAAATTCTACGTCGTGGGTGTAGTCGGCGATGGCATGGAAGCGCGCCTCGTTTTCGCGCGCGCGATCGATGTTGAAACGCACCGATTCGGCCATGCGGTTGAAGGTGCCTATCAGCTGCCCGATCTCGTCCTCCCCCTCGCCGGTCAGCTTGACGTCGAGGTCGCCCTGCGCCATGCGCCGGCTCGCCCGGGTGAGAACCTCGAAGCGGCGGATCACGCCGCCCGTCGACAGCGCGAGCAGCACGCCGGTGACGAGCAGGGCCGCGAGCGCGATCGAGAGGCTTTCGCGCACGTAGCGGGCGCGGGCCTCGGCGATGAACGCGCCCGACAGCACGAGTGCGACCTCGCCGTAGTGCTGGCCGGCGAACGTGACCGGCTGCATCACCCGGAAATCGTCGCGGGTGCCCTCGGTCCCGCTCTGATGCACGAGGCGCTCGCTGCTGTCGCGCACGGCGACCATCTTGAGGCCGCCGTCGCGCTGCAGCGCGTCGACGATTTCGCCGACGCTCGCGTCGTCACGCTGCGCGAGCGGCGCCAGCAGCGCGCCGGCGAGCGTCTGTCCGGTCTCGCGGACGTGGCGCTCCGCCTGCTGCTGCAGCTCGTCGCGGGTGTGTTGGACGCCGTTGGCGATCAGCAAGGCCAGCATCACCGCCTCGACGGCGAGCGCGGCGAGCGTCAGTTTGTAACGCAGCGAAAGTCGTCCGAACCAGGCTTTCATCGCCGCGCCCGCAACAACTCTCGCGCTTCCAGCGCATAAGGCTGCAGCGCCGGCAGTTCACTGCCGTCGGCGGCAATGAAACTGCCGTAGCCGCCCTGCTGCAGGAAGCGTGTGCCTTCCGCGGTCCCGGCGAAGGCGAGAATGCCGCGGCGGACCGCCTCCGCGTCGCGCGCAGGCAGGCGCGGATGGGTCAGGTACATCAGGCTCGACAAGGGCCCGGTTTCGGCGAGGATGCGCAAGCGTGCGCGGACCTCGGAGGGCAGCAGCAGATAGGGGTGCAGGCCGAGCATCGCGGCGTCGGCACGCCCGTTGAGCACCTGCATGACGGCGTTGTAGTGGGTGCCGGCGTCACGGGTCTGATAGTCGATCTGGCGCTCGATGCCGCGCGCGGCGAGTTCGGCCTCGGCTGCCAATACGGTCACCGCGATCGCGTCGGCAGTCGCGATCGTGCGGCCGCGCATCTCCTCGGGTCGGCGATACGCCGAAGCGCGGGCCACGACGAGGAGGCCGCGCGTCGGCTCGGCATACTTCACGAGCGGCGCATAGCCGGCGTCCTGGCGGGCGAGCCAGGCCAGATGCGGGGCCGTCAGCACGATGTCGTATTCGCCGCGAGCGGTCCGCTCGACGAAGGTCTCGAAGTCGCGGGCGCTGTAGATTGCGACCGGTCGGCCGAGTTGCTTTTCCATGCTTTTGGCGAGCGGCAGGTAGGCGGTCACCGTCTGGCGCGCGGTCAGCTTGGGAAAGACACCGAAGATGAGCGGTTTCTCGGCCGCGCGGACGGCCGCCGGGCCGGCGAGCATCAGCCCGAACAGCAGCGCCAGCACGCCCGCGAAGAAGTACGCCATCCGGGGCGCGGCGCGCGACGTGGCAGCGCAGCCAACGCGACCGGCAGGCAGGGCGGGGCGGTCTCGGTGCCGTCGGTAGAGTCGGTGCAAGGCCGTTTCCTAGAGTTTTTTCTGCAGGACCTTCGATCTGCGGTTGTAGTTGTAAAGCGCCTGTTTACGCTTGGGCAGGTGGTCGGGACTGCTGTCGACGAAGCCGCGTTCCTCGAACCAGTGCTCGGTGCGGGTCGTCAGCACGAAGAGCTTCCTGAAGCCGGATTTCTTGCCGGTCTTCTCGGCGGCCTCGAGCAGCATCTCGCCGAATCCGCGGCCTCGGAAGTCGGCCGCGACCGCCAGACACGCGAGCTCGGCCGCCTGCTCTTCGGGAAACGGATAGAGCGCCGCGCAGCCGGCGATGACGCCGTCGGACTCGAGCACCAGAAAGCGCTCGATCTCGATTTCGAGCAGTTCGCGCGAGCGTCGCACGAGGATGCCGTCGCGCTCGAGCGGCTCGATGATGCCGAGGATGCCGCCGACGTCGTCGATGGTCGCCGGACGCAGCGTTTCGAGCGGCGCGGGCGTGATCAGCGTGCCGACGCCGTCGCGCGTGAAGAGCTCCGAGAGCAGTGCGCCGTCGCGGTGGCGGCTGATGAGGTGCGCGCGCTTCACGCCCTGGGTGCAGGCGGTAACCGCGCACGGCAGGTAGTAGGTGACGTCCTCGGGCAGCGCGCGCGCTTTTGCACGGCCGGCCTTGTCGAGCACCTGGCGGGCTTCGTTGACGGTCAGCGCGTTGTGGATCGTGCGGCCCTTGCCCGGAACGCCCTCGGTGTTCATCAGGAAGATCAGCTTGTCGGCAGCGAGTTCGACCGCCGCCTGGGTGGCGACGTCTTCGAGGCTCAGGTTGAATATCTCGCCGGTCGGTGAATAGCCGATCGGCGACAGCAGCACGATGTCGTGCTGGTCGAGGCGCCGCCGGATCGCGGCCGCGTCGATCTTGCGGACTTCGCCGGTATGCAGCAGGTCGACGCCGTCGCGCACGCCGAGCGGCTGCGCAGTGACGAAGTTGCCCGAGGCGACGCGGATGTCGGCGCCCGCCATCGGGGTATTGGCGATGCCGAGCGACAACAGCGCCTCGATCTCGACGCGTACCGTGCCCGCCGCTTCCTTGACGCAGGCCAGCGCGGCGTCGTCGGTCACGCGCAGGCCGCTCACGTAGCGGATGTCGGTGCCGTTTTCGGTCAGCCGCGCCTCGACCTGCGGCCGCACGCCGTGGACGAGCACGAGGCGCACGCCGAGGCTGTTGAGCAGGTTGACGTCGTGGGCCAACTGGACGAAGCCTCCCTCCGCGACCAGTTCGCCGCCGAAGGCGATGACGAAGGTCTTGCCGCGGAAGCCGTGGATATAGGGCGCGGCGGAGCGAAACCAGTGAACGAAATTCGTCGTGTCTTTCAAGGGACTGGCCTGGCGGAGGGCTGGGTAGGGAGGAGAAGGATACCGAAAAATCCCGCCCCGTCGGCGGGATCGGGCTCGCGCGCAAAAGCCCGTGACGAAGCGGAGGGCGGCTTCAGAAATCGCCCCAGAGCGTCTGCATCGCAGCCAGCGCCGCGAGTGCAGCGGTTTCGGTGCGCAGCACGCGCGGGCCGAGGCGGATCGGCACGGCGCCGGCCGCATGTAGCGCCGCGATTTCGTCGGCTTCGAAACCGCCTTCCGGGCCCGCGATCAGGACGTCGCGTCCGCTCGGCGCGGCGAGATCGGCGAGTCGGGCCTGCGCAAGCGGCGAGAGGAACAGCAGACGCTCGTCGGTGCCCGTGCCGAGCCACTGGGCGAGCGGCAACGGCGCCGCGATCGACGGCAGCCGGTTGCGCCCGCACTGCTCGCAGGCGCTCGCGACGACGCCCTGCCAGTGCGCGACGCGTTTCTCGGCGCGCTCACCGGCGAGCTTGACGACGCTGCGCTTGGCGGCGATCGGCTGGATCGCCGTCACGCCGAGTTCCGTCGCCTTTTGCAGCGTGTAGTCCATGCGCTCGCCGCTCGATATCCCCTGCGCCAGCGTGATTGCCAAACGCGATTCGCGTTCGATCTCGCGAAAGCCCGTGATCGCGACCGCAACCTCGTCCCGGGTGATGCGCTCGACACTGGCCGTGTATTCGCCGCCGCGACCGTTGAACAGCGTGAGCGCGTCGCCTGCCGCGAGCCGCAGCGCGCGGGCGGCGTGACGCGCCGGGCCGGCGGGCAGGCCGAAGCGGGCGCCGAGGCTCAGCGTCTGGTCGAGGAAGAAGCGCGGGGAGGACATCTTGCTATTATGCCGGGGTTGTCCCGTAACTCTGTGGAGCGCTCATGGTTTCCCTCACTACGCCGGTATGCGATTTCGGCTGGAAAGCCCCGGATTTCAGCCTGCCCGGCGTCGACGGCATGGCGTGGACGCCGCTCGACGCGATGGGACCGAAGGGGCTGCTGGTCATGTTCATCTGCAACCACTGCCCCTACGTCAAGGCGATCCGCCCGCGGCTCGTGCGCGATCTCGCCGAACTCAAGCGCGACCACGGTATTCATGCGATCGCGATCATGTCGAACGACCCGGCCGAATATCCCGAGGATTCGTTCGAGAACATGAAGCAGGTCGCGCGCGACTTCGATTTCCCGTTTCCTTACGTCATCGACGAGACGCAGCAGGTGGCGAAGGCTTACGGTGCCGTGTGCACGCCCGACTTCTTCGGGTTCAACCGCAGCTTCGAGCTGCAGTACCGCGGTCGCTTCGACGCGTCGCGCAAGGAGACGGCGCCCGAAGACGCGCGCCGCGACCTGTTTGAGGCGATGAAGGAGGTCGCGGCCACCCAGCGCGGGCCGGCCGAACAGATTCCGAGCATGGGCTGCTCGATCAAATGGAAGGAGGCCTGACATGGTCGTCAGTCGGGGGCACTGGGAGGGGGTCTACCGCGACAAGGCGGCGGACCAGGTGAGCTGGTTCCAGCCGAGCGCCACGTCGTCTTACCGGCTGGTCACCGAAGGTGCCAAGCCCGACGCGCGCATCATCGATGTCGGGGCCGGGGCCTCGGTGCTCGTCGACGAGCTGCTCGACGCGGGCTATCGCAATCTGACCGTGCTCGACCTCGCGGAGGCCGCGCTCGACGTCAGCCGCGCGCGGCTCGGCCCGCGCGGCGACGCCGTCGAGTGGATCGCGGCCGACATCACCGAGGCTGCGCTGCCGCAGGCGTATTACGACGTCTGGCACGACCGCGCGGTGTTCCATTTCCTGACCGATCCCGCGGACCGCGCGCGCTACGTGGCGCAGGTGCTGAGGAGCGTCAAACCGGGCGGGCGCGTCATCGTCGCCGCCTTCGGCGCGGGAGGGCCGCTGCAATGTTCGGGGCTCGACGTCGTGCGCTACGCCCCGCAGTCGCTGCATGCCGAGTTCGGTGCACCCTTCCAGCTGCTCGGCCATGAAACGGAGATCCACCACACTCCCACGGGGCGTGACCAGGAATTCGTTTATTGCTACTGCCGG is from Thiobacillus denitrificans ATCC 25259 and encodes:
- a CDS encoding ABC-F family ATPase; this translates as MLTASSITLQFASKPLFENVNVKFGDGNRYGLIGANGSGKSTFMKILAGELEPTAGNVSLDPGERMAWLRQDQFGYEDQRVLDVVMQGHVEMWRVMQEKDAIYMNPEASEEDYLRAAELEGKFGELGGYDAEARAGELLLGVGIPTEQHQGTMSQIAPGFKLRVLLAQALFSKPDILLLDEPTNNLDINTIRWLEQVLNESNATIVVISHDRHFLNQVCTHMADLDYGTIKVWPGNYDDYMLASSEAKARQAAANARAKDKVAELQEFVRRFSANKSKARQATSRMKMIDKIKIEDFKPSSRQNPYIRFEPEKALHRRALEVENLKFGYDAEPLFTNLGFSLEAGEKLAVIGGNGVGKSTLMKLLMGELTPAYGEIRWSENANVGYFSQDHVADFDMDLNLTDWMHQWTQAGDDEQVLRGILGRLLFSGDDVKKSVRVLSGGEKGRMLYGKLMLGRHNVLVMDEPTNHMDMESIESLNLALELFKGTLIFVSHDRQFVSSLATRILEITPQGVEFYMGNYDEYLHSKGLE
- the argA gene encoding amino-acid N-acetyltransferase, which translates into the protein MKDTTNFVHWFRSAAPYIHGFRGKTFVIAFGGELVAEGGFVQLAHDVNLLNSLGVRLVLVHGVRPQVEARLTENGTDIRYVSGLRVTDDAALACVKEAAGTVRVEIEALLSLGIANTPMAGADIRVASGNFVTAQPLGVRDGVDLLHTGEVRKIDAAAIRRRLDQHDIVLLSPIGYSPTGEIFNLSLEDVATQAAVELAADKLIFLMNTEGVPGKGRTIHNALTVNEARQVLDKAGRAKARALPEDVTYYLPCAVTACTQGVKRAHLISRHRDGALLSELFTRDGVGTLITPAPLETLRPATIDDVGGILGIIEPLERDGILVRRSRELLEIEIERFLVLESDGVIAGCAALYPFPEEQAAELACLAVAADFRGRGFGEMLLEAAEKTGKKSGFRKLFVLTTRTEHWFEERGFVDSSPDHLPKRKQALYNYNRRSKVLQKKL
- a CDS encoding phosphate/phosphite/phosphonate ABC transporter substrate-binding protein, with amino-acid sequence MAYFFAGVLALLFGLMLAGPAAVRAAEKPLIFGVFPKLTARQTVTAYLPLAKSMEKQLGRPVAIYSARDFETFVERTARGEYDIVLTAPHLAWLARQDAGYAPLVKYAEPTRGLLVVARASAYRRPEEMRGRTIATADAIAVTVLAAEAELAARGIERQIDYQTRDAGTHYNAVMQVLNGRADAAMLGLHPYLLLPSEVRARLRILAETGPLSSLMYLTHPRLPARDAEAVRRGILAFAGTAEGTRFLQQGGYGSFIAADGSELPALQPYALEARELLRARR
- a CDS encoding EAL domain-containing protein, with the translated sequence MKAWFGRLSLRYKLTLAALAVEAVMLALLIANGVQHTRDELQQQAERHVRETGQTLAGALLAPLAQRDDASVGEIVDALQRDGGLKMVAVRDSSERLVHQSGTEGTRDDFRVMQPVTFAGQHYGEVALVLSGAFIAEARARYVRESLSIALAALLVTGVLLALSTGGVIRRFEVLTRASRRMAQGDLDVKLTGEGEDEIGQLIGTFNRMAESVRFNIDRARENEARFHAIADYTHDVEFWLSPEGKLLWINPSVERMLGYSVGECLDQMRFPADIIHPDDRGAAEVQLRLALRGTSGQGYAMRICRKDGGHFWVAVNWQPIHDASGVYQGIRASLHSIDDLKATEANLRLAIKELRTAETLQRTYLEETEQERARLVSLLSAMNLGILFVAPDGRVIYHNPVFGRMWMIDDSAELIGLPVHEVLTRSAATLAEPDHFSRHLRAVLETHESSESYEIQMTDGRVITELDYPVRDREGRFIGHLWIYEDVTRERQTAERLVYLAERDALTGLYNRHRFQQELARTMLDSDRQKMQCAVMFFDLDEFKTINDSYGHRAGDALLIRVAGEISALVRRNEVLARLGGDEFAILLPALQDNEAEALADRVVHAIAQIPFRFEGQSLRVTTSVGIAYYPAHAVDADDLVARADIAMYQAKDAGKNTWRVFRADSAADSEMRTRLSWGERISNALDKGLFQLHFQGVYRADDGALSHLEALVRMTDEHRPDQLIMPVHFIQRAEKSGRILDIDRWVVHETIQLLAANPCIPSIAVNLSGRSLSEPSLPQTIGNGLREAGVNPSRLIFEITETAAVADLQDAQRMIEALRQLGCGVCLDDFGVGFASFAYLKHLDVDTIKIDGIFIRDLPNDPDNQVFVQAMVSVALGLGKSVVAEYVEDGATLALLRQFGVDLVQGYYLDRPVAAHPALRAEACSA
- a CDS encoding LEA type 2 family protein, with the translated sequence MSAMLRRALASCLVFILAACSALAPKPLPPEVSVAAVEVRSVGVFEQRFEILLRVTNPNAFALTIEALEFDLEVNGQPFARGLSPLPTPLGATAETEVVIEAVTRSDDLIRQLGTLARGQLKQGVPYRLRGRVKTDKSPRWLPFEHAGVYGAPRPPDGTI
- a CDS encoding class I SAM-dependent methyltransferase, with protein sequence MVVSRGHWEGVYRDKAADQVSWFQPSATSSYRLVTEGAKPDARIIDVGAGASVLVDELLDAGYRNLTVLDLAEAALDVSRARLGPRGDAVEWIAADITEAALPQAYYDVWHDRAVFHFLTDPADRARYVAQVLRSVKPGGRVIVAAFGAGGPLQCSGLDVVRYAPQSLHAEFGAPFQLLGHETEIHHTPTGRDQEFVYCYCRRV
- a CDS encoding 16S rRNA (uracil(1498)-N(3))-methyltransferase, which translates into the protein MSSPRFFLDQTLSLGARFGLPAGPARHAARALRLAAGDALTLFNGRGGEYTASVERITRDEVAVAITGFREIERESRLAITLAQGISSGERMDYTLQKATELGVTAIQPIAAKRSVVKLAGERAEKRVAHWQGVVASACEQCGRNRLPSIAAPLPLAQWLGTGTDERLLFLSPLAQARLADLAAPSGRDVLIAGPEGGFEADEIAALHAAGAVPIRLGPRVLRTETAALAALAAMQTLWGDF
- a CDS encoding thioredoxin family protein: MVSLTTPVCDFGWKAPDFSLPGVDGMAWTPLDAMGPKGLLVMFICNHCPYVKAIRPRLVRDLAELKRDHGIHAIAIMSNDPAEYPEDSFENMKQVARDFDFPFPYVIDETQQVAKAYGAVCTPDFFGFNRSFELQYRGRFDASRKETAPEDARRDLFEAMKEVAATQRGPAEQIPSMGCSIKWKEA